Proteins co-encoded in one Amaranthus tricolor cultivar Red isolate AtriRed21 chromosome 7, ASM2621246v1, whole genome shotgun sequence genomic window:
- the LOC130817294 gene encoding tyrosine decarboxylase-like, whose amino-acid sequence MGSLDIKQESSPYTMTNPLDSEEFRKQGYMVIDFLAEYYKSLEKYPVRSQVEPGYLRKRLPESAPHKPESMDTILKDIQTDIIPGLTHWQSPNYYAYFPSSGSTAGLLGETLASGFNVVGFNWISSPAATELETIVMDWLANMLNLPNSFTFSGNGGGVMMGTTCEAILTTITAARDTFLNKYGPDTISKLVVYGSDQTHCSFFKSAKIAGISPSNFRTIKTTRSNSYSLLPESLKSAIEADLKNGLIPLFLVATVGTTSTAAVDPLGPLCDVAKEYNMWVHVDAAYAGNACICPELRYMINGVEKADSFSFNAHKWFLTTLDCCCLFVKNPNALVRCLSTNPEYLKNKATDTQQVVDYKDWQLTLSRRFRSLKMWMVIKSYGVDYLRNFLRSHVDMAIYFEQMVKKDKRFEIVVPRSFALVCFRVCASAVIQCCGQKFLEEEKLNEINSELLESINSVGKIYMTHSLVDGIFLIRFAVGATLTEVHHVTYAWKLIQEHATIVLGKRSPKNIISSQCE is encoded by the coding sequence atggGTTCCTTAGACATCAAGCAAGAATCAAGCCCATACACCATGACAAACCCATTAGACTCCGAAGAATTCAGAAAACAAGGCTACATGGTAATAGATTTCCTAGCTGAATACTACAAATCCCTAGAAAAATACCCGGTTCGAAGCCAAGTCGAACCGGGTTATCTCCGAAAACGGTTACCCGAATCCGCCCCACACAAACCCGAATCCATGGATACCATTCTTAAAGATATCCAAACCGATATCATACCCGGTTTAACCCATTGGCAAAGCCCTAATTATTATGCTTACTTCCCAAGTAGTGGGAGTACAGCTGGCTTACTAGGAGAAACCCTAGCTTCTGGGTTTAACGTTGTTGGGTTTAACTGGATCTCTTCTCCAGCTGCCACTGAACTTGAAACTATTGTCATGGATTGGTTAGCTAACATGCTTAACCTACCAAATTCCTTCACTTTTTCCGGTAATGGCGGCGGGGTCATGATGGGTACCACCTGTGAAGCCATTTTAACCACCATTACAGCAGCTAGAGATACCTTCTTAAACAAATACGGACCTGATACCATATCCAAACTTGTGGTATACGGGTCCGATCAGACccattgttctttcttcaaaTCCGCCAAAATAGCCGGAATTTCCCCATCAAATTTCAGAACCATTAAAACCACCAGATCCAATTCTTATTCCCTTTTACCAGAATCACTCAAATCCGCCATTGAAGCAGATCTTAAAAATGGGTTAATCCCACTTTTTCTTGTTGCCACCGTGGGGACCACCTCAACCGCCGCCGTAGACCCGTTGGGCCCACTTTGTGACGTTGCAAAAGAGTATAACATGTGGGTCCATGTTGATGCTGCTTATGCGGGTAATGCTTGTATTTGTCCTGAACTCCGTTACATGATTAACGGCGTTGAAAAAGCTGATTCTTTTAGCTTTAATGCTCATAAATGGTTTTTAACGACGTTGGATTGTTGTTGTCTTTTCGTGAAAAACCCAAATGCTTTGGTACGATGTTTATCCACAAATcctgaatatttgaaaaataaagcaaCAGATACCCAACAAGTAGTGGATTATAAGGATTGGCAGTTAACTCTCAGCCGTAGATTTAGATCATTAAAGATGTGGATGGTGATTAAATCGTACGGTGTAGATTACCTACGAAACTTCCTAAGAAGCCATGTGGACATGGCTATTTATTTTGAACAAATGgtgaaaaaagataaaagatttgAGATTGTTGTTCCAAGAAGTTTTGCTCTTGTTTGTTTTAGGGTTTGTGCTTCTGCTGTGATTCAGTGTTGTGGACAGAAGTTTCTAGAAGAAGAGAAGTTGAATGAGATTAACTCGGAGCTTCTAGAATCTATTAACTCTGTGGGTAAGATTTATATGACTCACTCACTCGTTGATGGGATTTTTTTGATTAGATTTGCTGTGGGTGCTACTCTTACTGAAGTTCATCATGTTACTTATGCATGGAAGTTGATACAAGAACATGCAACTATTGTTTTGGGTAAAAGATCTCCCAAGAATATTATTTCTAGTCAATGTGAATGA